In one window of Posidoniimonas corsicana DNA:
- a CDS encoding 6-phosphofructokinase — protein sequence MSKRIGILTSGGDCPGLNAVIRGAVKSCHQLGYDCVGFLKGYEGLYDPVQYVNLTPASTKGILNQGGTILGSTNKGRFAAVKGVDDRVEIAPHLIEGVKETVRQLGIDGLICVGGDGSLAIAQQFHENGIPVVGVPKTIDNDLQATAFTFGFDSAIECATDALDRLHTTAASHERIMVLEVMGRHAGWIALHSGIGGGGDVILIPEIPWTYENVCHKILHRESQGKKFTLVVVAEGAHLPEGGMVGQEKEGQQVKLGGIGKAVTEEIEKRLHREARLCILGHLQRGGTPTTFDRVLATQFGAHAVRLIVQEKFGHMICSRPPEMSSVPILEAVHKIRQVDPNGPGVKAARALGISFGDRAADQTSSGVFTMEEDREFASKHPGEHLLESVDAELEAALAQ from the coding sequence ATGAGCAAGCGAATCGGCATCCTAACCAGCGGCGGCGACTGCCCCGGACTGAACGCCGTGATCCGCGGCGCCGTGAAGAGCTGCCACCAGCTGGGCTACGACTGCGTCGGTTTCCTCAAGGGCTACGAGGGCCTGTACGACCCAGTGCAGTACGTCAACCTCACGCCCGCCAGCACCAAGGGCATCCTCAACCAGGGCGGCACGATCCTGGGTTCGACCAACAAGGGCCGCTTCGCGGCGGTCAAGGGCGTCGACGACCGCGTCGAGATCGCGCCGCACTTGATCGAGGGCGTGAAGGAAACCGTTCGCCAGCTCGGAATCGACGGGCTGATCTGCGTCGGCGGCGACGGCTCGCTCGCCATCGCGCAGCAGTTCCACGAGAACGGCATCCCGGTGGTCGGCGTGCCCAAGACCATCGACAACGACCTGCAGGCCACCGCCTTCACGTTCGGATTCGACAGCGCCATTGAGTGCGCCACCGACGCCCTCGACCGCCTGCACACCACCGCCGCCAGCCACGAGCGGATTATGGTGTTGGAGGTGATGGGCCGCCACGCCGGCTGGATCGCGCTGCACTCGGGCATCGGCGGCGGCGGCGACGTGATCCTCATCCCGGAGATCCCGTGGACGTACGAGAACGTCTGCCACAAGATCCTGCACCGCGAGAGCCAGGGCAAGAAGTTTACGCTGGTCGTCGTGGCCGAGGGCGCCCACCTGCCCGAGGGCGGCATGGTCGGCCAGGAGAAAGAGGGCCAGCAGGTCAAGCTGGGCGGCATCGGCAAGGCCGTGACCGAGGAGATCGAGAAACGCCTGCACCGCGAGGCGCGGCTCTGCATCCTGGGCCACCTGCAGCGGGGCGGCACGCCCACCACGTTCGACCGCGTGCTGGCCACGCAGTTCGGCGCGCACGCGGTGCGGCTGATCGTGCAGGAGAAGTTCGGCCACATGATCTGCAGCCGCCCACCGGAGATGTCGAGCGTGCCGATCCTCGAGGCGGTGCACAAGATCCGCCAGGTCGACCCGAACGGCCCCGGCGTCAAGGCCGCCCGCGCCCTTGGCATCAGCTTCGGCGACCGCGCCGCGGACCAGACCTCCAGCGGTGTGTTCACCATGGAGGAGGACCGCGAGTTCGCGAGCAAGCACCCCGGCGAGCACCTGCTGGAGAGCGTCGACGCCGAACTCGAGGCGGCCCTCGCCCAGTAG
- a CDS encoding lipase family protein, with the protein MSDPHADEPTAKSTAEPTVEIPIYSRVDQPISELTFLQQSLLFAELSRLSYFSRGEAGRLANEIGLPETRYYDRDGAQAYVFGNDSDCVVTCRGTEPHEWNDIRADLDAVTDVAETVGRVHRGFKREVDDLWPRLEKALQSNERTLWFTGHSLGGAMTAICAGRCKISQIPANPAGLFTFGAPRVGNRRYVNHVKLNYFRWVNNNDIVPRVPPTWLGYRHAGVEVYLNRNGRISAVDGLMRARDRFWGFMRSLRRFRIDQFSDHNMGEYIEAIRRAVQEEGDPAGQPEPRQATVHGPVSKKATQRA; encoded by the coding sequence ATGAGCGACCCGCACGCCGACGAGCCGACCGCCAAATCGACCGCCGAGCCCACGGTCGAGATCCCGATCTACTCGCGGGTTGACCAGCCGATCAGCGAGCTGACGTTCCTGCAGCAGTCGCTGCTGTTCGCCGAGCTGTCGCGGCTGTCCTACTTCTCGCGGGGCGAGGCCGGGAGGCTGGCCAACGAGATCGGCCTGCCCGAGACCCGCTACTACGACCGCGACGGCGCCCAGGCGTACGTGTTCGGGAACGACTCGGACTGCGTCGTGACGTGCCGCGGCACCGAGCCGCACGAGTGGAACGACATCCGCGCCGACCTGGACGCGGTTACCGACGTCGCGGAGACCGTGGGCCGCGTGCACCGGGGCTTCAAACGCGAGGTGGACGACCTCTGGCCGCGGCTCGAGAAGGCGCTGCAGAGCAACGAGCGGACCCTGTGGTTCACGGGCCACTCGCTCGGCGGCGCGATGACCGCCATCTGCGCCGGCCGCTGCAAGATCTCGCAGATCCCAGCCAACCCGGCCGGGCTGTTCACCTTCGGCGCGCCGCGGGTGGGCAACCGCCGCTACGTGAACCACGTGAAGCTCAACTACTTCCGCTGGGTCAACAACAACGACATCGTGCCCCGCGTGCCGCCCACCTGGCTCGGCTACCGCCACGCCGGCGTTGAGGTCTACCTCAACCGCAACGGCAGGATCAGCGCCGTCGACGGCCTGATGCGTGCCCGCGATCGCTTCTGGGGCTTCATGCGGTCGCTGCGTCGGTTCCGTATCGACCAGTTCTCCGACCACAACATGGGCGAGTACATCGAGGCGATCCGCCGCGCCGTGCAGGAGGAGGGCGATCCGGCGGGCCAGCCCGAACCCCGCCAGGCCACCGTCCACGGCCCGGTCAGCAAGAAGGCGACGCAGCGGGCCTGA
- a CDS encoding aldo/keto reductase, producing the protein MIYRSFGRTELNMPVISCGGMRYQQTWDDALLDVVEDENQRNLEATIRRAVELGVNHIETARGYGTSERQLGLVLPKLPRDEIIVQTKIAPEADPEVFRKHCLESLERLNLDCVDLLGLHGINNYKLHWHAVRPGGCLEVARQLQAEGKVRHVGFSTHGLLPQILDTINTDACGGFDYVNLHWYYISQWNWPAVQAATARDMGVFIISPNDKGGLLYKPSDKLVELCQPLHPIVFNTLFCLRRPEVHTLSLGAARPSDFDLQLSAMELVPKADELVAPIVEKLERALFDATGFKADAVLTQSLTKEIPAWDQDAPGYMNAPMVLWLRNLALAFDMVEYGKMRYNLLGRGGHWFPGLSAAHLDTLDDEQLAKAFKKSPHADKIVGWLREAEDLLGGEAVKRLSQE; encoded by the coding sequence ATGATCTACCGAAGCTTCGGCCGCACCGAACTGAACATGCCCGTCATCAGCTGCGGCGGGATGCGCTACCAGCAGACCTGGGACGACGCCCTCTTGGACGTCGTGGAGGACGAGAACCAGCGCAACCTCGAGGCGACCATCCGCCGCGCGGTGGAGCTGGGCGTCAACCACATCGAGACCGCCCGCGGCTACGGCACCAGCGAGCGGCAGCTGGGCCTGGTGCTGCCCAAGCTGCCGCGGGACGAGATCATCGTGCAGACGAAGATCGCACCGGAGGCCGACCCTGAGGTTTTCCGAAAGCACTGCCTGGAGTCGCTCGAACGGCTGAACCTGGACTGCGTCGACCTGCTCGGGCTGCACGGCATCAACAACTACAAACTGCACTGGCACGCCGTGCGGCCCGGCGGCTGCCTGGAGGTCGCGCGGCAGCTGCAGGCGGAGGGCAAGGTGCGGCACGTCGGGTTCTCGACGCACGGCCTGCTGCCGCAGATTCTCGACACCATCAACACCGACGCCTGCGGCGGGTTCGACTACGTCAACCTGCACTGGTACTACATCAGCCAATGGAACTGGCCCGCGGTCCAGGCCGCCACCGCCCGCGACATGGGCGTGTTCATCATCTCGCCCAACGACAAGGGCGGGCTGCTGTACAAGCCGTCTGACAAGCTGGTGGAGCTGTGCCAGCCGCTGCACCCGATCGTGTTCAACACCCTGTTCTGCCTGCGGCGGCCCGAGGTGCACACGCTGAGCCTGGGCGCCGCGCGTCCCAGCGACTTCGACCTGCAGCTCTCGGCGATGGAGTTAGTCCCCAAGGCGGACGAGCTGGTGGCGCCGATTGTCGAGAAGCTGGAGCGGGCGCTGTTTGACGCGACCGGCTTCAAGGCCGACGCGGTGCTCACGCAGTCGCTCACCAAGGAAATCCCCGCCTGGGACCAGGACGCGCCGGGCTACATGAACGCCCCCATGGTGCTGTGGCTCCGCAACCTGGCGTTGGCGTTCGACATGGTCGAGTACGGCAAGATGCGCTACAACCTGCTCGGCCGCGGGGGGCATTGGTTCCCCGGCCTGTCCGCCGCGCACCTCGACACCCTCGACGACGAGCAGCTCGCCAAGGCGTTCAAGAAGTCGCCTCACGCCGACAAGATAGTGGGTTGGCTGCGTGAGGCCGAAGACCTGCTGGGCGGCGAGGCGGTCAAGCGGCTCAGCCAGGAGTAG
- a CDS encoding choice-of-anchor Q domain-containing protein, with protein sequence MAGTIALESQLPTITDSVAIAGPGAELLTIDASNARGQDSKTRHFLFDDGVEDSAFVASISGLTLTWGYIAIQNHESLTISEVHISNSGGVWREGGAVTNLGYAHVFGCEFSQVLLTAVSNNGVIQLVSSQIRGGEIRGVYGGFGVHNEGIASIVDCEIDSIRGHGIYNGNGASALLDRSLVTNCIGASLARFSSGAPGGGGAFNDTGATLVVQNSRFEGNEYIGRDSFGRDHGGGAIFNDTGSTLVVEHSSFIENSAYVGGAILNGENTSVTIKSSTFSRNSAEWRGGVIYTTEVRTTEPRGKSSLDIDASTFSNNEAGYQGGVLFDTGITRITNSTFTANVARINGGALISNYFSDVTIANCTFSANRLTEAPDSPVVGAVANDGPLAMYGTIIANSIHGSKMDGSPGRDMGGVGAVTGRRNLVEDGTDGLPDTITGDPLLGPLAYNGGPALTHALLPGSPAIDAGGEYWGAWGTVDRDQRGSPFGRGRGREVDIGAYEAQGAVTAAPGDYNRDGVVDAADYTVWRDQSGLTVSRLTGADGDGDGRVDQNDYRVWRSHFGLRYDLPVAEPGDTVGGPAAADAALALWREPAGETDATEEPLDTAVLASRVGADRLLSLVDAPARHAAGEAAGAPRSPAADEAPASGPGERDAHRPPFRPAFAEQRPLL encoded by the coding sequence GTGGCCGGCACAATTGCGCTGGAGAGTCAGCTGCCCACGATCACCGATTCGGTGGCGATTGCGGGGCCGGGGGCTGAGCTGCTGACGATCGATGCAAGTAACGCCCGGGGCCAGGATAGCAAGACTCGCCACTTCCTCTTCGACGACGGAGTCGAAGACTCCGCGTTCGTTGCATCAATATCGGGGTTAACGCTCACTTGGGGATATATCGCGATTCAGAACCACGAGAGTCTAACGATCTCGGAGGTCCACATTTCAAACAGCGGCGGTGTGTGGCGAGAAGGTGGCGCGGTTACGAACTTGGGATATGCGCACGTGTTCGGTTGTGAGTTCTCGCAGGTTTTGCTCACCGCGGTTAGCAACAATGGGGTAATCCAGCTCGTCTCGTCCCAGATCAGGGGCGGAGAAATCCGTGGAGTGTATGGCGGATTCGGCGTTCACAACGAAGGGATCGCGAGCATTGTTGATTGCGAGATCGATTCGATTCGGGGCCATGGTATCTACAACGGTAATGGAGCCAGTGCTCTGTTGGATCGTAGCCTAGTGACCAACTGCATCGGCGCATCTTTAGCCCGATTCTCGAGTGGGGCGCCGGGAGGAGGTGGGGCGTTCAATGACACTGGCGCTACGCTCGTTGTCCAAAACTCCCGGTTCGAAGGAAACGAGTATATCGGGCGTGATTCTTTCGGGAGAGATCATGGGGGAGGCGCCATCTTTAACGACACCGGTTCGACCCTTGTCGTTGAACACAGCTCCTTTATCGAGAACTCTGCCTATGTCGGAGGGGCAATCCTCAACGGGGAAAACACGTCCGTTACGATAAAGAGCAGCACCTTCTCGCGGAACTCGGCGGAGTGGCGGGGGGGCGTAATCTACACCACGGAGGTTCGAACGACCGAACCGCGTGGGAAGTCTTCCCTTGATATTGACGCCAGCACCTTCTCTAACAACGAGGCGGGGTATCAGGGGGGCGTGCTGTTCGACACGGGGATAACGCGTATCACCAACAGCACGTTCACCGCGAACGTGGCACGAATCAACGGCGGCGCTCTGATCTCGAACTACTTCAGCGACGTGACGATTGCCAACTGCACGTTTTCTGCGAACCGGTTGACAGAGGCGCCTGACTCGCCCGTTGTTGGAGCGGTCGCCAACGACGGACCGTTAGCCATGTATGGCACGATCATCGCAAACTCGATCCATGGCTCTAAGATGGACGGGAGTCCTGGGCGCGACATGGGCGGTGTGGGCGCCGTGACCGGACGGCGGAACCTTGTCGAAGACGGCACCGACGGGCTGCCCGACACAATAACGGGCGACCCTCTCCTAGGGCCGTTGGCGTACAACGGCGGTCCCGCGCTGACGCACGCATTGCTTCCGGGGAGTCCCGCGATCGACGCCGGCGGGGAGTACTGGGGGGCGTGGGGAACGGTGGATCGCGACCAGCGGGGCAGCCCCTTCGGACGCGGCAGAGGGAGAGAAGTCGACATTGGCGCCTACGAGGCCCAGGGCGCCGTCACCGCGGCGCCGGGCGATTACAATCGCGATGGCGTCGTCGACGCCGCGGACTACACCGTGTGGCGAGACCAGTCAGGCCTCACCGTTTCACGTCTAACCGGCGCCGACGGCGACGGCGATGGCCGCGTCGACCAAAACGATTACCGCGTCTGGCGAAGCCACTTCGGGCTGCGGTACGACCTGCCAGTTGCTGAGCCTGGCGATACCGTAGGTGGCCCCGCAGCCGCCGACGCGGCCCTGGCCTTGTGGCGTGAGCCGGCTGGGGAGACCGATGCAACTGAGGAGCCACTCGACACGGCCGTGCTAGCGTCGCGTGTCGGCGCCGATCGGTTGCTGTCGCTGGTCGACGCACCGGCTCGACACGCAGCGGGCGAAGCCGCCGGCGCCCCGCGCAGTCCGGCGGCGGACGAAGCGCCGGCGAGTGGGCCCGGCGAACGCGACGCCCATCGACCGCCGTTCCGCCCAGCGTTCGCTGAGCAGCGACCGTTGCTGTAG
- a CDS encoding polyprenol monophosphomannose synthase, giving the protein MAIETQLPKTLIAIATYNERENLPGLIDAIHQHAPHADVLVVDDNSPDGTGDWVDQHAAGHPWLGCLHRAGKLGLGSASYDAFRHAIEHGYEVVATLDADWSHPPDRLPALLEAVHQADVAIGSRYCPGGAIEGWPLRRRVTSWVLNAVASRALRLPVGDCSGAFRAYRVEKLREVDFDNVLTLGYAYLEELLWRLRRRGATFAERPITFRDRVAGASKINLREAAAALRVIAVLGWREWTGLGRS; this is encoded by the coding sequence GTGGCAATCGAGACGCAGTTACCCAAGACCCTTATCGCGATCGCCACGTACAACGAGCGTGAGAACCTGCCTGGCCTGATCGACGCGATCCACCAGCACGCGCCCCACGCGGACGTGCTGGTCGTGGACGACAACTCGCCGGACGGCACCGGCGACTGGGTCGATCAGCACGCGGCGGGCCACCCCTGGCTCGGCTGCCTGCACCGCGCGGGCAAGCTGGGGCTCGGCTCCGCCAGCTACGACGCGTTCCGCCACGCGATCGAGCACGGCTACGAAGTGGTCGCCACCCTGGACGCCGACTGGAGCCACCCGCCCGACCGGCTGCCAGCGCTGCTCGAGGCCGTGCATCAGGCCGACGTGGCGATCGGCTCGCGGTACTGCCCGGGCGGCGCCATCGAGGGCTGGCCGTTGCGGCGGCGGGTCACCAGCTGGGTGCTCAACGCGGTGGCCAGCCGGGCGCTGCGGCTGCCGGTCGGCGACTGCAGCGGGGCGTTCCGCGCGTACCGCGTTGAGAAGCTCCGTGAGGTTGACTTCGACAACGTGCTCACCCTCGGCTACGCGTACCTGGAGGAGTTGCTGTGGCGGCTCCGCCGCCGCGGAGCGACCTTTGCCGAGCGGCCTATCACCTTCCGCGACCGCGTGGCCGGCGCGTCCAAGATCAACCTCCGCGAGGCGGCCGCCGCGCTGCGGGTGATTGCCGTGCTCGGCTGGCGCGAGTGGACCGGGCTGGGCCGGTCGTAG